One Desulforhopalus sp. DNA segment encodes these proteins:
- a CDS encoding helix-turn-helix domain-containing protein has protein sequence MTQSFNMLKERLPAESKNKIEERLNVALQEMLLAELRQAGKFTQRQLAKSLKIKQASVSRMESQTDMYLSTIRKYIEAMGGEFEIVAKFPEGSIRVGKFKELNTSPTIPDEQSIQQTLI, from the coding sequence ATGACTCAATCATTCAATATGTTAAAAGAAAGACTCCCAGCCGAAAGTAAAAACAAAATAGAAGAGCGGCTCAATGTCGCTCTACAAGAAATGCTTCTGGCCGAACTTCGCCAAGCTGGCAAATTCACTCAGCGGCAGTTAGCCAAATCGCTCAAAATCAAGCAAGCATCCGTCTCAAGGATGGAGAGCCAGACTGACATGTACCTTTCCACAATTCGGAAATACATTGAGGCAATGGGTGGAGAATTTGAAATTGTGGCCAAATTCCCGGAAGGCAGTATCAGAGTTGGCAAATTTAAAGAACTAAACACCTCGCCGACAATTCCGGACGAGCAATCAATACAACAGACATTGATATGA
- a CDS encoding nucleotidyl transferase AbiEii/AbiGii toxin family protein produces the protein MERFLYRLSRSAHADRFILKGALMLRVWRSPGFRSTMDIDMLGRTSNEESSIVEQVKDIMAVVVDPDGLTFDPDSIQVERITEDADYQGMRIRFRGSLDSARVSMQIDVGFGDIVYPGPEESDLPTMLDSPAPRLLCYSRESAIAEKFEAMVKLGALNSRMKDFYDIWLLSRQFDFDGTRLAEAIRLTFERRGTILPTEVEAFDKAFIRAKQIQWSAFWKRLQQDHVPNSFHDIVSAVELFLAPLTFSISQGNPKPVRWTSPGPWV, from the coding sequence ATGGAGCGATTTCTGTACCGCCTGTCCCGATCCGCTCATGCGGACCGATTCATTCTCAAGGGAGCGTTGATGTTGAGAGTTTGGCGTTCTCCAGGATTTCGGTCGACCATGGATATCGACATGCTGGGAAGAACGAGCAACGAGGAATCCAGTATCGTAGAGCAAGTTAAGGATATTATGGCAGTGGTTGTCGATCCGGACGGACTTACATTTGATCCTGATTCGATTCAAGTTGAACGGATCACCGAAGATGCGGATTACCAAGGGATGAGAATTCGGTTTCGTGGATCGTTGGACTCAGCCCGAGTCAGTATGCAAATCGATGTCGGATTTGGCGATATAGTCTATCCGGGTCCAGAAGAATCGGATCTGCCGACTATGCTGGATTCTCCCGCGCCGAGGCTTCTGTGTTACAGTCGGGAAAGCGCAATTGCCGAGAAGTTTGAAGCAATGGTAAAACTCGGTGCATTGAACAGCCGTATGAAAGATTTTTACGACATCTGGCTACTCTCCCGTCAGTTCGATTTTGATGGGACAAGGCTCGCCGAGGCGATTCGGCTAACTTTCGAGAGGCGCGGCACGATACTGCCAACTGAGGTAGAGGCGTTCGATAAAGCTTTCATCAGGGCCAAGCAGATACAGTGGTCAGCTTTTTGGAAAAGGCTCCAGCAAGATCATGTTCCTAACTCATTCCACGATATCGTATCGGCAGTGGAATTATTTCTTGCTCCGCTAACCTTCTCAATTTCTCAAGGGAATCCCAAGCCTGTGCGCTGGACCTCTCCAGGTCCATGGGTATGA
- a CDS encoding type IV toxin-antitoxin system AbiEi family antitoxin domain-containing protein, protein MKEKPEDIFRSCGGKLRMSDAIQRGITRYMLYSLRDRGAIEQISRGIYRLVELPPIGSPDLVTVGLRFPNAVICLVSALAFHEITTQIPHSVSVAVSRESRMPYLEYPPLIVHRFSDQAYRAGIEEHQIDGVPVKIYNPEKTIVDCFKFRNKIGMDVVLEALKFYRARKRFNLGALLNYAKICRVEKVMSPYLETSI, encoded by the coding sequence GTGAAAGAGAAACCAGAAGATATTTTCCGCTCATGCGGTGGCAAGCTGCGAATGAGCGATGCCATTCAGCGCGGGATCACGCGCTATATGCTTTATTCACTCAGGGACAGAGGAGCGATTGAGCAGATAAGCAGAGGAATATACCGGCTGGTGGAGCTGCCACCTATCGGTAGCCCTGATCTGGTGACGGTCGGCCTGCGATTTCCAAACGCCGTTATCTGCCTTGTCTCAGCCCTGGCCTTCCACGAGATCACAACCCAGATCCCCCATAGTGTTTCAGTTGCAGTTTCCAGGGAGTCACGGATGCCATATCTTGAGTATCCACCTCTCATTGTTCACCGATTCTCCGATCAGGCATATCGTGCTGGAATAGAGGAACATCAAATCGACGGCGTACCTGTTAAGATCTACAATCCCGAAAAAACAATCGTTGACTGTTTTAAGTTTCGCAACAAAATCGGCATGGACGTAGTACTGGAGGCGCTGAAATTCTATAGAGCACGGAAAAGATTTAATCTTGGAGCTCTGTTGAACTACGCAAAAATCTGCCGGGTAGAAAAGGTAATGAGCCCCTACCTGGAAACAAGCATATGA
- a CDS encoding EamA family transporter, with product MNRKDIAIALLVVTIWGANFTVIRLGLDGIPPMLLVSLRFLLAAFPAVFFVKMPAVNFRYLLAYGMSVGVGQFGCLFYAMHIGMPAGIASVVLQAQAFFTLLFAVTLLRESVTLRQLAGLALAAAGLYLVGGVSGKASVITPGALILTLAAAACWGMSNIVVRKASAFCTSQGKKLDMLSLVVWSALVPPAPLLVLSYLIETPDRIVRAFTQLNGVSLFSVAYLAFGATIFGYGAWSYLLSRHPANRVAPWSLLVPVAGLITARIVLDERLSAIQWTGCLLVVAGLLVAFSSFVPWKSAGRSL from the coding sequence ATGAACCGTAAAGACATAGCAATTGCCCTCCTGGTGGTGACAATCTGGGGAGCAAACTTCACAGTAATCCGGCTCGGCCTTGACGGGATCCCGCCGATGCTTCTGGTATCTCTTCGTTTTCTCCTGGCGGCATTTCCAGCTGTTTTTTTTGTGAAAATGCCGGCAGTAAATTTCCGTTACTTGCTGGCTTACGGCATGTCCGTGGGGGTTGGACAGTTTGGCTGTCTTTTTTACGCGATGCACATCGGCATGCCTGCGGGGATAGCCTCGGTTGTTTTGCAGGCACAGGCTTTTTTCACCCTTCTCTTTGCAGTGACGCTACTCAGAGAATCGGTTACCCTCAGGCAGCTCGCCGGACTTGCACTTGCAGCAGCCGGCCTGTATCTGGTGGGAGGTGTCTCCGGCAAGGCAAGCGTAATAACTCCGGGGGCACTCATCTTGACACTAGCTGCTGCCGCATGTTGGGGGATGTCAAATATCGTTGTACGGAAAGCATCGGCATTTTGTACCTCACAAGGGAAGAAACTCGATATGCTCAGTCTCGTGGTTTGGTCGGCGCTGGTTCCACCGGCCCCTCTCCTTGTCCTTTCCTACCTGATCGAGACCCCGGACAGAATTGTTCGCGCTTTTACCCAGCTGAATGGTGTTTCACTGTTTTCAGTGGCCTATCTTGCCTTCGGCGCCACCATCTTTGGCTACGGTGCATGGAGTTACCTGCTTTCCCGGCATCCCGCCAATCGCGTTGCACCCTGGTCGCTCCTGGTGCCCGTGGCTGGGTTGATCACCGCGCGCATAGTCCTTGATGAACGATTATCGGCCATACAATGGACCGGCTGTCTCCTGGTTGTGGCCGGTCTGCTGGTGGCCTTTTCCAGCTTTGTTCCATGGAAGTCTGCCGGCCGTTCGCTTTAG
- a CDS encoding Fic family protein, producing the protein MSNLSQYQPPYTITSVILNLVAQVCETIGKLTAFSDLSKSLRLRRINRIRTIQGSLAIEGNTLSEAQITAILDGKRVLAPPREVQEVHNALAAYDRFGVWRPEVEKDLLEAHRLLMSGLIAEAGLYRPGSVGVMAGSQVVHIAPPADRVPALMDDLFHWLSTTEDHPLIAGAVFHYEFEFIHPFADGNGRMGRLWQSLILATWNPLFAEIPVESLVFEHQAAYYKALQESSNLADSAPFITFMLRMILQAVTTVAPQVTPQVTPQVGELLLAIQGEASRETLQTALGLQDRKSFRERYLKPALADGLIEMTVPDKPNSRLQRYRLTDKGRNWLASR; encoded by the coding sequence TTGAGCAATCTATCCCAATATCAGCCCCCCTATACCATCACTTCTGTTATCCTCAATCTGGTCGCCCAGGTCTGTGAGACCATTGGAAAGCTGACGGCATTTTCCGACCTATCCAAATCGTTGCGGTTGCGGCGGATCAATCGTATCCGTACCATTCAGGGCTCGTTGGCCATCGAAGGCAATACCCTGAGTGAAGCACAGATCACGGCAATTCTTGACGGCAAACGGGTGCTTGCTCCGCCCCGCGAGGTGCAGGAAGTCCACAATGCATTGGCCGCGTATGATCGTTTTGGTGTTTGGCGGCCGGAGGTCGAAAAGGATCTGCTTGAGGCTCATCGCCTATTGATGTCCGGCCTGATTGCCGAGGCCGGTCTTTACCGGCCTGGCAGTGTTGGGGTAATGGCAGGCAGTCAGGTCGTCCATATAGCTCCTCCGGCGGACCGGGTTCCGGCACTCATGGACGACCTGTTTCACTGGTTGTCTACTACCGAAGATCATCCCTTGATCGCCGGTGCGGTATTTCATTACGAATTCGAGTTCATCCATCCTTTTGCCGACGGTAACGGCCGTATGGGGCGATTGTGGCAGAGTCTGATTCTCGCCACCTGGAATCCCCTGTTCGCGGAGATCCCGGTGGAAAGCCTGGTTTTCGAACACCAGGCGGCCTACTACAAGGCCTTGCAGGAGAGTAGCAACCTGGCTGATTCCGCCCCGTTTATCACCTTCATGCTTCGGATGATCCTGCAGGCAGTGACCACTGTCGCCCCCCAAGTTACCCCCCAAGTTACCCCCCAAGTCGGCGAACTCCTTTTAGCGATCCAGGGAGAGGCGAGCCGCGAAACGCTGCAAACGGCCCTTGGCCTGCAAGACCGCAAGTCCTTCCGTGAACGCTACCTCAAACCGGCCCTGGCGGATGGTTTGATTGAAATGACTGTTCCCGACAAACCAAACAGCCGTCTGCAGAGATACCGACTCACCGACAAGGGCCGCAATTGGCTGGCTAGCAGATGA